The Caproicibacterium lactatifermentans genome contains a region encoding:
- a CDS encoding MATE family efflux transporter — MTKDLTRGNPAKLIFFFTIPLLIGNLFQQFYNMADTLIVGQTLGVDALAGVGCTGGISFLILGFAEGIAAGLSILTAQRFGAGDTDGVRRSFAAGLLIAAGTTVVLTLAGMLLAGQMLRWMNTPAKIYPYAYSYIIVIMGGIVAAMLFNLLSNILRALGDSRTPLLFLVIACLINIVLDLTFIKVFHWGVAGAGIATVASQLISCVCCLMFIAKKFPILHLRREDWHITAWELGTHMRIAFPMGFQSSIIALGTLILQTALNGLGATAVAGYTAACRVDQLAIQPMMSFGMTMATYAAQNYGAGKFDRIRKGVKQCLLISISFSIVMAFVNIFFGKPLVRLFVGSAENVVNLAEIYLIINGVCYFILAILFIIRYTLQGLGKSFVPTFAGIMELVMRTVAALALVGPLGFAGASSSNPLAWIGSCIPLCIAYIYLMRHLPKGQDTAD, encoded by the coding sequence GTGACCAAAGACCTTACCCGCGGCAATCCCGCAAAACTTATTTTCTTTTTCACCATTCCGCTACTCATCGGCAACCTTTTTCAGCAGTTTTACAACATGGCAGATACCCTGATTGTTGGACAAACACTGGGTGTGGACGCGCTGGCAGGTGTCGGCTGCACCGGCGGCATCTCGTTCCTCATTCTCGGCTTTGCCGAGGGCATCGCTGCCGGCCTGTCCATTTTGACCGCCCAGCGCTTTGGTGCCGGGGATACGGACGGTGTCCGGCGCAGCTTTGCTGCTGGGCTGCTCATCGCCGCCGGCACAACTGTTGTGCTGACTCTGGCCGGCATGCTTTTGGCGGGGCAAATGCTTCGCTGGATGAACACACCCGCAAAAATTTATCCGTATGCTTACAGCTACATCATTGTCATTATGGGCGGTATTGTGGCTGCTATGCTGTTTAACCTATTATCCAACATTCTGCGCGCGCTGGGGGATAGCCGCACGCCACTTTTATTTCTAGTCATCGCGTGCCTTATCAATATCGTACTGGACCTCACTTTCATCAAAGTTTTTCACTGGGGTGTGGCAGGTGCCGGCATTGCCACTGTAGCCTCTCAGCTAATTTCCTGTGTTTGCTGCCTGATGTTCATTGCAAAAAAGTTTCCCATTCTGCACCTGCGCCGAGAAGACTGGCATATCACTGCCTGGGAACTCGGGACACATATGCGCATCGCCTTCCCTATGGGCTTTCAAAGCAGCATTATTGCGCTGGGTACCCTGATTCTGCAAACGGCACTCAACGGCTTGGGTGCCACAGCGGTCGCCGGATACACCGCTGCCTGCCGGGTGGACCAGCTTGCCATTCAACCCATGATGTCCTTTGGCATGACGATGGCTACCTATGCCGCCCAAAATTACGGTGCCGGTAAATTTGACCGCATTCGCAAAGGCGTTAAACAATGTTTGCTGATTTCCATTTCCTTCAGTATTGTCATGGCCTTTGTCAACATCTTTTTTGGAAAACCGCTGGTTCGGCTGTTTGTCGGCAGTGCTGAAAATGTCGTCAACCTTGCGGAAATCTATCTGATTATCAACGGTGTATGCTATTTTATTCTGGCGATTCTGTTTATTATCCGTTACACCCTGCAGGGGCTGGGCAAAAGCTTTGTCCCTACGTTTGCGGGCATTATGGAACTGGTCATGCGCACCGTAGCTGCGCTTGCGCTGGTTGGACCACTCGGCTTCGCCGGAGCTTCCTCTTCTAACCCATTGGCATGGATTGGCAGCTGCATTCCGCTGTGTATTGCTTATATCTATCTCATGCGTCATTTGCCGAAAGGTCAGGATACGGCGGACTAA
- the spoVAE gene encoding stage V sporulation protein AE, giving the protein MDILRAFLVGGAICVVGQLLMDLTKLTPARILVSFVTAGVILGAVGLYGPLVQWAGAGATVPLTGFGYLLAKGTKLAVEQHGAVGIFTGGLGAAAGGVAAAVAFGYLAALLAKPGDKS; this is encoded by the coding sequence ATGGATATTCTGCGGGCATTTTTGGTAGGTGGTGCCATCTGTGTGGTGGGGCAGTTGCTGATGGACCTGACGAAACTGACACCGGCCCGTATCCTGGTGAGCTTTGTTACGGCTGGCGTTATTTTGGGTGCGGTCGGGCTGTATGGTCCGCTGGTGCAGTGGGCCGGCGCTGGTGCTACAGTTCCGCTGACGGGGTTTGGCTATCTGCTGGCAAAGGGAACCAAGCTGGCAGTGGAACAGCACGGCGCCGTGGGCATTTTTACCGGTGGGCTGGGCGCGGCTGCCGGAGGCGTAGCGGCCGCGGTGGCGTTTGGCTATCTGGCGGCGCTGCTGGCAAAACCGGGCGACAAGAGCTGA
- the rpsT gene encoding 30S ribosomal protein S20, producing MPNIKSAKKRVKVIATKAAHNKVINSGLKTDIKKANAAISANAENKAEAVRVAVKAIDHAAAKGIIKKNTAARKKSSLARQLNAVG from the coding sequence ATGCCAAACATTAAATCCGCAAAAAAGCGCGTGAAGGTCATTGCTACCAAAGCCGCACACAACAAAGTGATTAACTCCGGCCTGAAGACCGATATTAAAAAAGCAAACGCCGCAATCAGCGCCAATGCCGAAAATAAGGCTGAGGCCGTACGCGTTGCCGTAAAGGCAATCGACCATGCTGCTGCGAAGGGCATTATAAAGAAAAATACCGCTGCCAGAAAGAAAAGCAGCCTGGCCCGTCAGCTGAACGCTGTCGGCTGA
- the gpr gene encoding GPR endopeptidase → MGYRTDLALERAEAKTKKESMNGLQVSRMEENGVHYITVEAPQITGTVEGDGKLRHFLSQEIAALLPKKGEVLVAGLGNPQVTPDALGPLCADRVLATRHVRGHIGVQTELAGLRSVCVVKPGVLGTTGIETAELLRTLIRGLCPAAVIAIDALAAGRLHRLGKTVQLSDGGISPGSGVGNDRPSLCETTLGIPVIGLGVPTVVDASTLCSDLCAQTVPCAEQMMVTPRGIDSLVARAAHLLALSVNCALNPSLEPEVYEQLTGA, encoded by the coding sequence ATGGGGTATCGTACAGACCTTGCGCTGGAGCGAGCGGAAGCAAAGACAAAAAAAGAGAGCATGAACGGTCTGCAGGTCAGCCGAATGGAGGAGAACGGCGTCCACTATATCACAGTCGAGGCGCCGCAGATTACCGGAACAGTAGAGGGGGATGGAAAGCTGCGCCACTTCCTTTCGCAAGAGATTGCGGCCCTGCTGCCGAAAAAGGGAGAAGTGCTGGTAGCGGGGCTGGGAAACCCGCAGGTTACGCCGGATGCATTGGGGCCGCTGTGTGCTGACCGTGTTTTGGCAACCCGGCATGTGCGCGGCCATATCGGTGTACAGACCGAACTTGCCGGTCTGCGCAGTGTCTGCGTTGTCAAGCCGGGTGTGCTGGGCACAACAGGAATTGAAACGGCTGAACTGCTGCGTACGCTGATACGCGGCCTGTGCCCCGCGGCGGTTATCGCAATAGATGCGCTGGCGGCGGGCCGGCTTCATCGTTTGGGCAAGACAGTGCAGCTGAGTGACGGCGGCATCTCACCCGGTTCCGGCGTAGGAAATGACCGGCCTTCCCTGTGTGAGACGACGCTGGGCATACCGGTTATTGGGCTGGGGGTACCGACCGTGGTGGACGCCTCTACACTGTGCAGCGACCTGTGCGCTCAGACCGTGCCGTGCGCGGAGCAGATGATGGTGACGCCGCGCGGTATTGACAGTTTGGTTGCGCGGGCAGCGCATTTGTTGGCGCTGTCGGTAAACTGCGCCCTAAACCCCAGTTTGGAGCCGGAAGTTTACGAGCAGCTGACCGGTGCCTGA
- the spoIIP gene encoding stage II sporulation protein P, which yields MNEKCKAVCAVALMTAACACAVTRLPILSAQKGALAAAEFILPVGAVQERRLSSKAPAASVPEKAVSSFSSPASSSKKPASSSKKSASSAPTVSIPSGRVQTQKLPSKFIGGGIYETDLSDTGESQCGFHYKNSNQNHKLDAAAVLRERPPLKIKANGTPMVLIYHTHTTEAYAGVTRSRDPSKSVVTVGEALAKSLRAAGIGAVHDTTIHDDPAFNGSYTRSAHTISQNLAKYPSIQVTIDVHRDTMTSSTTGTRYKPTVLVNGKRACQIMIISGCDDTGSLNFPNWEQNLRLAVRLQKGAAEQYPHLMRPLNFGPTRYNEQMTPGSLLCEFGTEVNTLDEATYSGALFGQVLAKQLKALIS from the coding sequence ATGAACGAAAAATGCAAGGCCGTATGCGCTGTTGCGCTGATGACAGCGGCCTGTGCCTGTGCCGTTACGCGGCTGCCCATTCTTTCCGCACAGAAAGGTGCTCTCGCGGCCGCCGAATTCATTTTGCCGGTCGGCGCCGTACAGGAACGGCGCCTTTCTTCCAAGGCACCGGCCGCATCAGTGCCCGAAAAAGCCGTTTCCTCTTTTTCCTCGCCCGCTTCCTCCTCCAAAAAGCCTGCTTCCTCTTCCAAAAAATCCGCTTCCTCCGCACCGACTGTTTCCATTCCGTCCGGCCGTGTGCAAACACAAAAACTGCCAAGCAAATTCATTGGCGGCGGTATTTATGAAACTGACCTTTCCGATACCGGCGAAAGCCAGTGTGGTTTTCATTATAAAAATTCCAATCAGAATCATAAGCTGGACGCGGCAGCTGTTCTGCGGGAACGCCCGCCCCTAAAAATAAAGGCCAACGGCACCCCTATGGTGCTCATTTATCACACCCATACAACAGAAGCCTACGCCGGTGTCACCCGCAGCCGCGACCCCTCCAAAAGTGTGGTCACGGTCGGGGAAGCGCTGGCAAAAAGCCTGCGGGCGGCGGGCATTGGCGCTGTTCATGATACTACCATTCACGACGACCCCGCATTTAACGGCAGCTATACCCGCAGTGCCCACACCATCAGCCAAAACCTCGCCAAATACCCGTCCATTCAAGTGACCATTGACGTCCACCGTGACACCATGACCAGCAGCACAACCGGCACTCGCTATAAACCAACGGTCCTTGTAAACGGCAAACGTGCTTGTCAGATTATGATTATTTCCGGCTGTGATGATACCGGTTCTCTCAATTTCCCAAACTGGGAGCAAAACCTGCGCTTAGCCGTGCGCCTGCAGAAAGGTGCCGCAGAGCAGTACCCGCACCTCATGCGTCCGCTGAACTTCGGCCCTACACGCTACAACGAACAAATGACGCCCGGCTCCCTGCTCTGTGAATTCGGCACAGAAGTGAACACACTGGATGAAGCAACTTATTCCGGCGCGCTGTTCGGGCAGGTGCTGGCAAAGCAGCTGAAAGCGCTTATTTCATAA
- the lepA gene encoding translation elongation factor 4: MRIPRERIRNFSIIAHIDHGKSTLADRILEQTKSVPLREMENQILDDMDLEREHGITIKARAVTLVYTAKDGLDYIFNLIDTPGHVDFNYEVSRSLAACEGAVLVVDATQGIEAQTLANTYLAADAGLEILPVINKIDLPSANPDRVKKEIEDVIGIPAQDAPCVSAKTGLNIRDVMEQIVHLVPPPQGDAGAPLQALIFDSYYDSYRGAVAHVRLKNGTVHTGDVIHMMATGCDFTVVECGYMRATSFEPTGVLQAGDVGYITASIKEVKDARVGDTITLRDRPAEKSLPGYRAAQPMVFCGIYPADGAKYPDLRDALEKLQLNDAALSFEPETSVALGFGFRCGFLGLLHLEVVQERLEREYHLDLITTAPSVVYEITLTDGTAKHIDNPTNYPDPSTIAEAKEPIADAHIYAPSEYVGNIMELCQDRRGVFQNMQYIDTDRVDIHYRLPLNEIVYDFFDALKSHTRGYASFDYELAGYEKSRLVKLDILINGEPVDALSFIIHEDKAYARARKMVEKLRDKIPRQLFEIPIQACIGGRIIARETVKALRKDVLAKCYGGDISRKKKLLEKQKEGKRRMRKVGSVELPQDAFLSVLKLDE; the protein is encoded by the coding sequence TTGCGTATTCCGCGTGAACGTATCCGCAACTTCAGCATTATTGCACATATCGACCACGGCAAATCCACACTTGCCGACCGTATTCTGGAACAAACCAAGTCTGTTCCCCTGCGTGAAATGGAAAATCAGATTCTTGACGACATGGACTTGGAACGTGAGCACGGCATTACTATTAAAGCTCGCGCGGTTACTTTGGTGTACACCGCCAAAGATGGGCTGGATTATATTTTTAACCTGATTGATACCCCCGGGCATGTGGACTTCAACTATGAAGTAAGCCGCTCGCTGGCCGCCTGTGAGGGCGCTGTGCTTGTGGTCGATGCAACACAGGGCATTGAGGCCCAAACGCTGGCAAACACCTATCTTGCCGCCGATGCCGGGTTGGAAATTCTTCCGGTCATCAATAAAATAGACCTGCCCAGTGCCAACCCCGATCGGGTGAAAAAAGAAATTGAAGACGTCATTGGCATCCCCGCGCAGGATGCCCCCTGCGTCAGTGCCAAAACCGGCCTGAATATCCGCGACGTTATGGAGCAGATTGTCCACCTTGTTCCACCGCCGCAGGGCGATGCAGGTGCCCCCCTGCAGGCGCTTATCTTTGATTCCTATTATGACTCTTACCGCGGTGCTGTCGCTCATGTCCGGCTGAAGAACGGAACTGTACACACCGGCGATGTCATTCACATGATGGCAACCGGCTGTGACTTCACGGTTGTGGAGTGCGGTTATATGCGCGCCACTTCTTTTGAACCAACCGGTGTATTGCAGGCGGGTGACGTCGGCTACATTACTGCTTCCATTAAAGAAGTAAAGGACGCCCGCGTTGGTGATACCATTACCCTGCGGGACCGGCCGGCGGAAAAGTCCCTGCCCGGCTACCGCGCCGCCCAGCCGATGGTTTTTTGCGGTATTTATCCGGCGGACGGTGCAAAATACCCCGACCTGCGCGACGCACTGGAAAAGCTGCAGCTAAATGACGCAGCCCTCTCCTTTGAACCGGAAACCAGTGTGGCACTGGGCTTCGGTTTCCGCTGCGGCTTTCTTGGTCTGCTGCACCTGGAAGTGGTGCAGGAACGGCTGGAGCGGGAATATCACTTGGACCTTATTACAACCGCGCCCAGCGTTGTGTACGAAATCACACTGACGGACGGCACCGCCAAACACATTGACAACCCGACTAACTATCCGGACCCTTCCACCATTGCGGAAGCAAAGGAACCTATCGCCGACGCGCACATCTATGCGCCCAGTGAGTACGTTGGCAATATTATGGAACTGTGCCAGGACCGACGCGGTGTATTCCAGAACATGCAGTATATCGACACCGACCGTGTAGATATTCACTACCGGCTGCCACTGAACGAAATTGTGTATGACTTCTTTGACGCACTAAAAAGTCATACCCGCGGCTATGCCAGCTTCGACTATGAACTGGCCGGCTATGAAAAAAGCCGCCTCGTAAAATTGGATATTCTTATCAACGGTGAACCGGTGGATGCTCTGAGCTTTATTATCCATGAGGACAAGGCCTATGCCCGTGCCCGCAAAATGGTAGAAAAGCTGCGGGATAAAATTCCGCGTCAGCTTTTTGAAATTCCCATTCAGGCGTGCATCGGTGGACGCATCATCGCGCGGGAAACAGTGAAAGCCCTGCGCAAGGATGTGCTTGCCAAGTGCTACGGCGGCGATATTTCCCGTAAAAAGAAGCTGCTGGAAAAGCAAAAGGAAGGCAAAAGGCGAATGCGCAAAGTCGGCTCCGTGGAGCTGCCGCAGGACGCATTCCTTTCTGTGCTTAAACTGGACGAATAA
- the hemW gene encoding radical SAM family heme chaperone HemW: MQPVGLYIHVPFCSGKCPYCDFFSLRGDDRTMNLYTNRIIEEIKKYKLEYPDMTADTLYFGGGTPSLLGAERLCRILTAARQAFGLENAEITLEANPDGELQPLFEQVHAAGVNRVSLGLQSADERELRLLGRQHTAQDAARAVEDAHRAGIANVSLDLMLAVPGQTAETLQKSVQFCLQAGVTHLSMYLLRIEPHTAYWQRREQMDLPDDDKAAELYEKACSLAEKGGLRQYEISNFARPGQESRHNLKYWDLAPYLGLGPAAHSYFGGKRFYWPRSLRGFLAGEAPLPEEDAEIPAGSFAEYAMLRLRLTAGLREADCRKRFGHGIPDAMRRTAQRYVPAGLTQVSPESLRLTRRGFLVSNPLLADLLEEL; the protein is encoded by the coding sequence ATGCAACCTGTTGGTCTGTATATTCATGTGCCGTTTTGCAGCGGAAAATGTCCGTACTGCGACTTTTTTTCCCTGCGAGGGGACGACCGCACGATGAATTTATATACGAATCGTATTATTGAAGAAATAAAAAAATACAAGTTGGAATATCCGGACATGACAGCGGACACTCTTTATTTTGGCGGCGGTACACCGAGCCTGCTGGGGGCGGAGCGGCTGTGCCGTATTTTGACGGCGGCTCGACAGGCTTTCGGGTTGGAAAATGCGGAAATCACGCTGGAAGCGAATCCGGACGGCGAGCTGCAGCCGCTGTTTGAGCAGGTACATGCTGCCGGAGTAAATCGTGTATCGCTGGGCTTACAGAGCGCGGATGAACGGGAACTGCGGCTGCTGGGCAGACAGCATACGGCGCAGGATGCGGCACGGGCCGTAGAAGACGCACACCGGGCGGGCATTGCGAATGTTTCGCTGGACCTGATGCTGGCGGTGCCGGGACAGACGGCAGAAACCCTGCAAAAAAGCGTGCAGTTTTGTTTGCAGGCAGGCGTGACGCACCTATCCATGTACCTTCTGCGGATAGAGCCGCACACAGCTTACTGGCAGCGGCGGGAGCAGATGGACCTGCCGGACGATGACAAGGCCGCGGAACTGTATGAAAAAGCATGCAGTCTAGCGGAGAAAGGCGGCCTGCGGCAGTATGAAATCAGCAACTTTGCGCGGCCCGGACAAGAGAGCCGCCACAACCTAAAATATTGGGACCTTGCACCATACCTGGGGCTTGGTCCGGCGGCACATTCCTATTTCGGCGGAAAACGCTTTTACTGGCCACGCTCACTGCGGGGCTTTTTGGCAGGGGAGGCACCGCTGCCGGAAGAAGATGCAGAAATACCGGCGGGCTCGTTTGCGGAATACGCCATGCTGCGCCTGCGGCTGACGGCTGGCCTGCGGGAAGCTGACTGTCGGAAGCGCTTTGGGCATGGTATTCCGGATGCCATGCGGCGGACAGCACAGCGATATGTGCCGGCCGGCCTGACACAGGTATCACCGGAGAGCCTGCGGCTGACACGGCGGGGATTTCTGGTTTCAAATCCGCTGCTGGCGGATTTGTTGGAGGAACTGTGA
- the hrcA gene encoding heat-inducible transcriptional repressor HrcA yields MELTPRKQKILSAIIELYMVSGEPVGSKVLCDNLDFSVSSATVRNEMSDLAAMGLLDQPHTSAGRVPSEQGYRLYLDELMKPASVTPEERHFIDALLLPSAYDPEKLLDGVARTLAGISHMAAITTTPSGSAAAVAGIQFVQTSRHTAMLILMTTSGTMHSRVFHCGFELSPEILRVFFRVFNESLAGRPVRSITPAYIQTMGASMGDTALLMSSALMALQDAAREAMGSDVCMDGQTNLLFFPELGADDLRRMMRYLSQPQQVYGLLRRSGSRVYLGNESGVSALRGTGLIVAHYAVHQQDAGAIAVLGPMRMDYPKLIGSIDYVARNVGRMLTELIDWQ; encoded by the coding sequence ATGGAATTGACACCGCGCAAGCAGAAAATCCTGTCGGCAATTATTGAGCTGTATATGGTTTCGGGCGAACCGGTGGGCAGCAAGGTCCTGTGTGACAATTTGGACTTTTCCGTGTCCAGCGCAACAGTGCGCAACGAGATGAGTGACTTGGCGGCGATGGGCCTGTTGGACCAGCCGCACACCTCCGCCGGGCGGGTGCCCAGCGAGCAGGGATATCGGCTGTACCTGGATGAGCTGATGAAGCCGGCCAGTGTTACACCGGAAGAACGCCACTTTATTGATGCGCTGCTGCTGCCCAGTGCCTACGACCCGGAAAAACTGCTGGACGGCGTGGCCCGCACGTTGGCGGGCATCAGCCACATGGCAGCGATTACAACTACACCGAGCGGCAGTGCCGCGGCAGTGGCCGGCATTCAGTTCGTACAGACCAGCCGTCATACGGCCATGCTGATTTTGATGACGACTTCCGGCACGATGCACAGCCGTGTGTTCCACTGCGGCTTTGAGCTTTCGCCGGAAATTCTGCGTGTGTTTTTCCGTGTGTTTAATGAAAGCCTTGCCGGACGGCCGGTGCGCAGCATTACACCAGCGTATATCCAGACAATGGGTGCGTCCATGGGCGATACGGCGCTGCTGATGAGCAGTGCGCTGATGGCCCTGCAGGATGCGGCCAGGGAAGCAATGGGCAGTGACGTGTGCATGGACGGCCAGACAAACCTGCTGTTTTTTCCGGAACTGGGTGCGGATGACCTGCGGCGCATGATGCGCTATCTGTCGCAGCCGCAGCAAGTATATGGTTTGCTGCGCAGGTCCGGTTCCCGTGTGTATTTGGGAAATGAGAGCGGCGTGTCCGCACTGCGCGGAACCGGGCTGATTGTGGCGCATTATGCGGTGCACCAACAGGATGCCGGTGCAATCGCCGTGCTGGGGCCGATGCGCATGGATTACCCGAAACTGATTGGCAGCATTGATTATGTTGCCCGCAATGTTGGCCGTATGCTGACAGAGCTGATAGACTGGCAGTAA
- the grpE gene encoding nucleotide exchange factor GrpE has translation MKGVDGTLSTEEKKETQGAEENEPQQKTAPETEQPQKEEPKPSEPAEDQKDKPAGKASKKENKELKEKLEKLQNDLAAFKMEADQQKDRLMRTAAEYDNYRKRTEREKNALYASATADTVKEFLPVADNLERALGQAECSTEDLRKGIEMVQKQMLSTLEKLGVEPMGKAGEKFDAQLHNAVSHTEDDTLGENVIAEVYQQGYMLGDKVVRHAMVKVAN, from the coding sequence ATGAAGGGGGTAGATGGGACTTTGAGTACCGAAGAAAAAAAGGAAACACAAGGCGCCGAAGAAAACGAGCCACAGCAGAAAACAGCGCCGGAAACCGAACAGCCCCAGAAAGAGGAACCGAAGCCGTCTGAGCCCGCTGAGGACCAGAAAGACAAACCGGCTGGAAAGGCCAGCAAAAAAGAAAACAAGGAACTGAAAGAAAAGCTGGAAAAACTGCAGAATGACTTGGCTGCTTTCAAAATGGAAGCGGACCAGCAGAAAGACCGGCTGATGCGCACCGCGGCCGAGTATGACAACTACCGCAAACGCACAGAGCGCGAGAAAAACGCACTGTATGCCAGCGCTACAGCGGACACCGTAAAGGAGTTCCTGCCGGTGGCTGACAATCTGGAGCGTGCGCTGGGACAGGCCGAGTGTTCCACAGAGGATCTGCGCAAAGGCATTGAAATGGTGCAGAAACAAATGCTTTCCACCCTTGAAAAACTCGGTGTAGAGCCGATGGGCAAGGCAGGGGAAAAATTTGATGCACAGCTGCACAACGCGGTTTCCCATACGGAGGACGACACTCTTGGCGAAAATGTGATTGCGGAAGTTTACCAGCAGGGCTATATGCTGGGGGACAAAGTGGTCCGCCACGCGATGGTCAAAGTCGCGAACTAG
- the dnaK gene encoding molecular chaperone DnaK, giving the protein MSKTIGIDLGTTNSCVAVIEGGKPVVIPNAEGARTTPSIVAFKKDGERIVGQAAKRQAIANPDRTVSSIKREMGSDYKVTIDDKQYTPQEISAMILQKLKADAEAYLGSSVSNAVITVPAYFTDSQRQATKDAGKIAGLDVKRIINEPTAAALSYGIDKGDEQKIMVYDLGGGTFDVSIIEMGDGVQEVLATAGNNRLGGDDFDKRIMDWMIGEFKKENGIDLSNDKMAIQRLKEAAEKAKIELSGMTSTQINLPFITADATGPKHLDMTLSRAKFDELTADLVEKTMGPVQQAMKDAGLSFGDLNKVLLVGGSSRVPAVQEAVKKATGKEPFKGINPDECVAIGAALQAGVLGGEVEGLLLLDVTPLSLGVETMGGVMTKVIDRNTTIPTKKSQVFSTAADGQTQVEINVLQGEREFARDNKQLGIFKLDGIAPAPRGIPQIEVTFDIDANGIVNVSAKDMGTGKEQHITISSSSNMSKDDIDKAVKDAEKYAAEDKKHREEVDTKNSAEQMVYTAEKLISDSGSKIDAADKSELETKINALKEANKGTDTADIKAKSDELQKAMFSVSEKLYKNNPQAAQAAAQAAQQAAQQQGGAQAGQQTTDANGNTVYNAEYKDVDDNDKK; this is encoded by the coding sequence ATGAGTAAGACCATTGGTATTGACTTAGGCACGACCAACTCCTGCGTTGCTGTTATTGAAGGCGGTAAGCCGGTTGTTATCCCCAATGCTGAGGGTGCCCGCACAACCCCTTCCATTGTTGCTTTTAAAAAAGACGGCGAGCGCATTGTCGGCCAGGCCGCAAAGCGGCAGGCCATTGCAAACCCGGACCGCACCGTAAGTTCCATTAAGCGTGAGATGGGCTCTGACTATAAAGTAACCATTGATGACAAGCAGTACACTCCGCAGGAAATCAGCGCGATGATTCTGCAGAAGCTGAAGGCGGATGCAGAAGCTTATTTGGGTTCTTCGGTCAGCAATGCAGTTATCACCGTACCGGCATACTTTACGGATTCTCAGCGCCAGGCAACCAAGGATGCCGGCAAGATTGCAGGCCTGGATGTTAAGCGTATTATCAACGAACCGACGGCCGCGGCTTTGTCCTATGGCATTGACAAGGGCGACGAACAGAAGATTATGGTGTATGACCTTGGCGGCGGCACCTTCGATGTTTCCATTATTGAAATGGGCGATGGTGTGCAGGAGGTTTTGGCTACCGCAGGCAATAACCGTCTGGGCGGCGATGACTTTGATAAGCGCATCATGGACTGGATGATTGGCGAGTTCAAGAAGGAAAACGGTATTGACCTTTCCAATGACAAGATGGCTATTCAGCGCCTGAAAGAAGCGGCAGAAAAGGCAAAGATTGAACTTTCCGGCATGACCAGCACACAGATTAACCTGCCATTCATCACGGCCGATGCAACTGGCCCGAAACATTTGGATATGACATTGTCGCGCGCAAAGTTCGACGAACTGACCGCAGACCTGGTCGAAAAGACCATGGGCCCGGTGCAGCAGGCGATGAAAGATGCCGGCCTGTCCTTCGGTGACCTGAACAAGGTCCTGCTGGTCGGCGGTTCTTCCCGTGTTCCTGCTGTACAGGAAGCTGTTAAGAAGGCTACCGGCAAGGAGCCTTTCAAGGGCATTAACCCGGATGAATGTGTTGCTATCGGCGCCGCTCTGCAGGCAGGCGTTCTGGGCGGCGAGGTTGAAGGATTGCTGCTGCTGGATGTCACACCGCTGTCTTTGGGCGTTGAAACCATGGGCGGTGTTATGACTAAGGTCATTGACCGTAATACAACAATCCCGACCAAGAAGAGCCAGGTTTTCTCCACTGCTGCGGACGGCCAGACACAGGTCGAAATCAATGTCCTGCAGGGTGAACGTGAATTTGCCCGTGACAACAAACAGCTGGGTATTTTTAAGCTGGACGGCATTGCTCCGGCACCGCGCGGCATTCCTCAGATTGAAGTCACCTTTGATATTGATGCCAACGGCATTGTCAATGTTTCCGCAAAGGATATGGGCACCGGTAAAGAGCAGCACATCACAATTTCTTCTTCCTCCAACATGAGCAAGGACGACATTGACAAGGCTGTGAAAGATGCTGAAAAGTATGCGGCAGAGGACAAGAAGCACCGTGAAGAAGTCGATACCAAGAACAGCGCGGAGCAGATGGTCTATACAGCAGAAAAACTTATCTCCGATAGCGGCAGCAAGATTGATGCCGCCGATAAGAGCGAGCTGGAGACAAAGATTAATGCCCTGAAGGAAGCCAACAAGGGCACCGATACAGCTGACATTAAGGCAAAGTCCGACGAACTGCAGAAGGCAATGTTCTCCGTCAGCGAAAAGCTGTATAAGAACAACCCGCAGGCGGCGCAGGCCGCAGCACAGGCTGCCCAGCAGGCCGCACAGCAGCAGGGCGGCGCACAGGCTGGCCAGCAGACAACGGACGCAAACGGCAACACCGTTTACAATGCGGAGTATAAGGACGTAGACGACAACGATAAAAAATAA